Proteins found in one Luteitalea sp. genomic segment:
- a CDS encoding sulfatase-like hydrolase/transferase codes for MLQRLMVSMVVAAACVVVAAERNGGLPRQSAERDGDPNILLIHTDDLGYGDLSVYGQRRFETPNIDRLAKEGTRFTQ; via the coding sequence ATGCTACAACGTCTGATGGTCTCCATGGTGGTGGCGGCCGCTTGCGTGGTGGTGGCGGCCGAACGCAACGGTGGCTTGCCTCGCCAAAGCGCGGAGCGCGACGGCGACCCCAACATTCTTCTGATCCACACCGATGACCTCGGCTACGGGGACCTCAGCGTGTACGGGCAGCGCCGCTTCGAAACGCCCAACATCGATCGCCTGGCCAAAGAGGGCACGCGCTTCACGCAGT
- a CDS encoding heme-binding protein encodes MSSSATPQPIPYGPPITLELAKQVVAAAEQEAMANNWPMVIAVVDSSGHLVILHKLDHAQLGSIPIAQRKAETAVSFKRPTKAFEEVLAAGGLGLRLLAADNLCPLEGGLPLLRNGELIGGIGVSGMQPTQDAQVAAAGANVVNYNGPSPRSARPVTA; translated from the coding sequence ATGTCATCGTCCGCTACACCGCAGCCGATACCCTACGGCCCTCCGATCACCCTGGAATTGGCCAAGCAAGTCGTCGCCGCCGCCGAACAGGAGGCGATGGCCAACAACTGGCCCATGGTTATCGCGGTTGTCGACAGCAGCGGTCATCTGGTCATCCTGCACAAGCTCGATCACGCACAGTTGGGAAGCATTCCAATTGCTCAGCGCAAGGCGGAAACAGCGGTGAGCTTCAAACGTCCCACCAAGGCTTTCGAAGAGGTGCTGGCAGCAGGCGGTCTCGGCCTTCGCTTGCTCGCTGCAGACAACCTCTGTCCGCTGGAAGGCGGGCTGCCGCTATTGCGCAACGGAGAATTGATCGGCGGTATTGGCGTATCGGGAATGCAGCCCACGCAAGATGCGCAGGTGGCCGCAGCGGGGGCCAACGTCGTCAATTACAACGGCCCCTCGCCCCGATC